ACTGTTTGTAGAGCGCGCCGGTGATACCGCCCAAGAACGCCACCGGCACGAAGACTGAGACCAACACCAGCACAATCGCGATGACCGGAGCCGTCACTTCGCTCATGGCCCGCTTGGCCGCCTCGCGCGGAGGCAACCCCTCGTGCGACATATGCCGCTCCACGTTTTCGACCACGACGATCGCGTCGTCCACCACGATGCCGATCGCCAACACCATCGCGAACAGCGTAACCGTGTTAATGGAAAATCCCAGCGAGGCGAGTCCGATCATCGTGCCGATGAGCGACACCGGCACCGCCACCGCGGGGATGATCGTGGCGCGCCAGCTTTGCAGGAACACATAGACGACCAGGATCACGAGTATGAGGGCCTCCCCCAAGGTCTTCACGACTTCACGAATCGAGACCTCGATGAAGAACGTCGTGTCGTAGGGGATGTCGTACGACACACCTTGCGGGAAGGTCTTTGCGACCTGTTCCATCTCGTGCCGGATCAGTTTGACCGTCTCCAGCGCGTTGGCACCAGGCGCAAGGAAGGTCAGAAGGAAGGTGTTCGGATGCCCGTTCCAGCGGCCTTCAAGATTATAGGACTGGGCGCCTAGCTCGACCCGCGCCACATCCTTGAGCCGCACCATCGAACCGTCCGGCAGCGCACGGACGATGAGTTCTTCGAAATCCCTCGCCTCACTCAAGCGCCCCTTGGTGATGACGGGAATCGTGAGCTCCGTTCCCTTCAAAGCCGGCTCCCGGCCGAGCGTGCCGGCCGGGAAATCCCGGTTCTGCTCCCGCACGATCGTCGCAATGTCCGTCGGAGTCAGCCCCAGCCGCGCCATCCGGACCGGGTCGAGAATCAACCGCATGGCGTAATTGTGAGTCCCGAACACCATGGCATTGCCGACGCCGGGCAACCGCTTCAGATTGTCCACGACGCGCAGGATCGCGTAGTTGGACAAGAACACGATGTCGTAGCGGGGATCATTCGAGCTGAGCGCGATCACCGCGAGGAGGTCCGGGGAGGTTTTTTGGATCTGGATGCCCTGCCGAACGACCTCGGGCGGCAACTGCGGTTCGGCCAACTTCTGCCGATTCTGAGTCTGGACCTGGGCGATATCGGGATTGGTCCCGATCTCGAAGGTCAGCTTGATCGTCATGTGCCCATCGTTCGTGCTGGTCGAATCGTAGTACAGCAGATGGTCGATGCCGGGCAGCTGCACCTCGATCGGTCGAGCCACCGATTCGGCCACGACCTCGGCGCTCGCGCCGGGATAGTCGGCATCGATCTGGACCACCGGGGGAGAAATGTCCGGGAACTGCGCGATGGGAAGAAACTGCATGGCCATGAGGCCAAGCACGACCAGCACGATGGAGACTACGGACGCGAAGATCGGTCGATCAATGAAGAAATGCGAGGTCACTATTTATCCTGGCTCGTCGCAGGAGGCGCTGCTGCGTCCGCCGGAGCAGCCGATACTTCGACCGGCTTGACCGGCATCCCCGGCGCGATTCGAAGCAAGCCGTTGACCACCACCCGCTCCCCGGCCTTCAGCCCTGCTTCGATCAACCACTGCCCGCCTTGCCAGTCGGTGGCGGTCACGTCGCGCATTTCCACCTTATCCTCGGCACCGACCACATAGACGAACGGGCCCTTCGGCCCCTGCAGCACTGCACGCTGGGGGACGAGCACGGCATTGGTTTTCGTATCACCCTTGAAGCGCAGCTTGAGGAATTGTCCGGGCAGCAGCTTGCGCTCGGAGTTGGGAAAGCTCACGCGCGCCTGCCGCGAACCAGTCTCACTCCGCAGGCCCGGCTCGAGCAGGTCGAACACACCTTCATGCTCATAGGCTGAGCCGTCCATGAATGTGAGGACACCACGAAGCTGATAGACGCCGGGATGTTCAATGCGCTTCATCTCGATATCGCGGCGCCGCTTTAGAATGAACGTTTCCGGCACATTGACCACCACGTACATGGGATCGACGCGGTGGATGACCGTCAACAGATCCGTTTGGGCAGACACCAACCGCCCTTCATAAAACCGGCTGCGCTCGATCAGCCCGGCAATCGGCGCGGTGATCAGCGTGTTGCTCATATCGAAGTTGGCCTTCACGACCTCAGCCTTGGATCCCTCCAGCGCCGCCTTGGCAGCCAGCTCCTCCGCCACGGCGTCATCCAAGTCCTTCTGGCTGACCGCCTGCTCCTGAAGCAAGGGCTTGACCCGGGCAAGGTTCTGTTTCGCCTGAATCAACCGCGCTTCGGCTTGAGCGACCTTGGCGCGGGCGCTCTGAAACGCCGCCTGAAATGGAATCGGGTCGATCCGATAGAGCTGGGCGCCCTTCTTGACGTCGCGCCCCTCCGGAAACAGGACGCTCTGAATGATGCCCGTGACTTGGGACCGGATCTCGACGGGGCGAGAGGCTTCGGCCTGGCCGATAAACTCCGGTTCATCCGGCACGCTCTGCAGCGTGACGGTTTGGATCTCTACCTGTGGAATGGGCATGGCAGGGGCTGCGCCCCCCTCTTGCTTGCATCCACCCGAGACGAGCAGGACCAGGCCCATCAGCCAGTAACCAGCGCGCCGGCGACACATCGTGACGATCATCAATGGTCCTTCGTCCAAATGTTTGGAATCAACAATCGTGCCATCATAACCAAGCCCTTCCTCGGACACAACCCGCCGACCGCTGAGGAGTGGCAACAGGAGAGCGATTGATGTCATCGCTCATGGCAGGTCTGAACCGTTTCCAAGCAATCTCGCAGCAGTCTCGCGGGCTCGAACGAGTCCGCAAGCGGAGTGACGGTTTGGTAGGCATACAAACTCCATTGGGCGGGATCTCGTTTCGCCCACTCATCGGCCAGCAACAGCGTGCGAAGCGGCGGGGGAAGATCTATATCCGCAAGTTCTTCATGAGATGGCGGCGGTGCCGTCTCCGCCACTTCAAAGACGCCTTGCACCTGAGTTCCTTCACGATCCCTCACCGATACGCGAACGAACCCAGACTCAAGCGGCTGATCGAGGACGACTGCCACTCGCTGGCTTGCGAGGTCCATGCGATGCACTAACTCTCTCGCTTCCGGCTGCTGGGAGACGACCCGGAGCTCATACGGCGGCACTCCACCGGTCCAACCGAGATAGAGCGTCTTGGCCTGAGCCGGCAGTCGGTTCATACGATCCTGAAGCAGCGGCAGGGCAAGCGGATCCTCCTCGCCCCGACTGCTCGTACTGACCTTCGTCACCGAGCGCGCCTGCTGCGTCGTCAATCGGCGTCCCACTTCGATCAACAGGGTCCCCAACCGATCAAGAAACGTAGGGGGCGCGGCATTGGGCGGCACGATGAAGGGAGAGTCTCGTTCGGTCACGCGCACTCGACGATTTCCGCATTGGAGATGGGCCACGGCTTCGGCTCCCTTGACCACCAGCCGATCCCCCGCATGCACCGGTAAAAGCAGGGCCAGCGGGACTGACGATCCGCCTCGTTCGATCGTAAAGCTTTCCAAGCTGCCGACCAGTTGCTCGACATACCCGACGGCGGGCATAGGCCCGCGACTTTCCGCTGCGAGGGAGAGTGCGCCGCAGACAAGCAGCATACTGACGCAGGCGCCTATCGCCCATACAGCCGGCCCTCGCTGAAAAAGCTCCCTACGCTTTACCGGATACGGCATCATATTCACGCTTGATCTTGGGCGACTCGAGATTGAAGTCCACGAACCGGCCATAGGCCTGCAACACCAGCAACGGAAACACGACATCTAACCACCAACCGTACTGGAAGAACCAGAGGCTCACCGGTACCAGAATCGCGTTGACGAGGAACCGCGCCACCCTCGTGCCCCACGTCTTGGTAAAGTAGGAAAAAGACAAACTGAAGGCCACGATGAGGGCCAGCAACACCGTCCATTTCGTGCCGGCACTCATTTCCTGGATCTGCCCGAACTCAAGCAGCGCATTGAGTTCATTCACCACCACCAACGCCCCCGGCATCTCCCCCAACGGAGTCGCATGGGCATCGTTAGCCGTGGCGAAGCTGGCCCCAATCACCACGACCTTACCGGCCAGCCACTCCGAGCTCAGGGGCTGAGACGGCTGGGGGTCGGTAATCAGCGAGGCGCGCACGCGCGAGAACCAGTCGGCCTGGACCGAGCCTGGATGGAACTTATAGAAGATGCGATGCTCGAGGTTCGTCGGCTTGGCGCTCAGCACAAGCGCTTTCTTCAGGACCGGATCGTCGAGTCGCCAACTCCGGCCGGTCGTCCGCTCGGATGACAGCACTGCACCACCCGGCTCGGGGCGGCAATAGCCGGCAGGAGGTGAAAACCGTCGTTTGAGTTCCGTGCGGAATCGATGGACCGAAAAGGGCACATCATCCAGTCGCGGTTCGCGGAGTAGGGCCCACCCCAGCAAGGCCGCCGAGGGCACGGCATTCGCTTCTCGCTTCAAACATGTCGGCTCGAAGAGCCGCCAGTCACGGAGCACCCCATCATCGTCCCGTTCAATCAGCGATGAAGCCCAATGCAGAACCGGCGACGGTGTCACAACCTGCTCGAGAAACTCGGAAGGACGCTCCTCACGAAACACCAACGGCCCCTCGTCTGACTCCCCTGACTCGCCCCCGACTTCGGTCCCGGCGGCCGGACGCAACGGCTGTCCGATGGTGCGAACGAAAATCATGGGCGGACGGCCGGCCCTCTGCTTCGCGTCGAGCGCTTCACGCGAGTATCCATCCAAGAACAGACGCAAGGCCTCGTCGGGATCGGCCGGAATCTCGACCCCTTGCGCGTGAGTCGGCGGCCTGCGCAACGGCCCGACATATTTCGTCAGCTCAATGTCGACGATGACGAGCTTCGCCGGAGCCTCGGCGGCAAAGCGAATCAATCGACCCAATTTGTCACGCGGCACGAAGAGCGGTTCGCCCCACTGCTGGTAGCTCGACTCGTCGACATCGACAAAGACGAACCGCTCAGGCCCCACCCCAGGATCGGACGATCGATCTTTCCAAAACTTGATGGCCCAGTCGGTTGCGGAGGTCTCCGCGCTGGTGATGGCCGGTAACCATGGCCGAGCTTGGTGCAGGAAGATCGCCGCGCCCAATCCGATGGTTAGACTCTGAAGTAATAGTTGAGCAAACGGAGGAAGTCGGCGCCACAAACGGGCGAAGGGACCGAGTCGGGGTTCCAGCGCGAGCAGCTTGAGACGGAAGCCTACTTTGAGTTCGTCGAGCCAGCTGGAGGGGTCACGCATCGTCACTTGCTCCGGGACGCAGTACTTGCCGAGGCGCTCCCCGACGACTGCACTCCCGCTTGCCAGGCGATCACGAACATGAAATAGTGCGCCCCGGCGCCTGTTGGGCGCGATACTGCGGGCGCCAGTGTATCAAAGTCGGTCGCCTTCCGCCCAGTCCTTCGAGGCCTGACTCGGGCACGTGAAGGAAGGCCTCACAGATCATCCATGAAACTTGCCAGGCTCGTCGCCATCCTGCTCCTTTTACTTCTGATCACAGTGGCCTTCCCTGCTCCCGAGCAGGCGGCGGCCGAAACTCGACGAGCCCTCCTGATCGGCATCGATCGGTATGACCATGGGTTATCCTCGGAAGACCTTACCTTGGCAAAAGAACACGGGCGTCGGGTCTGGCCGAACCTTCAGGGGTCGGTCAACGATGCCACGGCCATCAGGGAAATTCTCATCAAACAGTTCAGCTTTGACGAACGTAACGTCGTCCTCCTGACCGACGAAGCCGCGACGAGATCACGCATCATTTCAGAGTTCAACCATCACTTGATTGATCGATCACAACCAGGTGATCATATCGTTCTCTTTTACGCAGGCCACGGCTCACGAGTTCGCAATTCAAACTCTCCGGAACTCGACAAAAAGGACGAGACCATCGTACCAGCGGATGCGAACCGCGGCGACGGTAGATCCACCATCGTCGATATCCGAGACAAGGAATGGGACCGCCTGTTCACGCGCGCGCTCGATAAGGGTCTCCGACTCACGGCCATTTTCGACAGTTGTCATAGCGGCTCCATCTCGCGTGGGGTGGCGCCCCATCAGGCGGGAGTCCGGTTCCTGGAGGAAGACGAGCGGGACGTCGCCCAGTTGATCGGACCGGAATCGCCCTCGCACCAGCCCGGACAAGAGCCGGAAAAGCGCGAGGGGGCCCTGGTCATCTCTGCCGCACAGGAAGACCAATTCGCCAGCGAAGCTGCGCTTCGGAGCGGCGAGAAGAAAGAATGGCACGGGGCCTTTACGCTCGCGTTGATGGATACCTTGCAGCATTTTCCCACCGACACCGCGGCCGAGCGGCTCTTCGATCGGGTGACGGCGAAACTGAAGGCCATGGGATTGCGTCAGGATCCCATCTTGGCAGGACTACCGGCTCGACGCCACGCGCCCCTTTTCGGCAACGCTCCGGTCGATGGTCCTCGTGAGTTGCACCTGAACGTGGTCCACACGGACGGAGCCGACGACATCGAACTGCAAGGCGGCCTGGCCCTCGGCTTGCGGCCCGGTACGGAACTGGTCCCCACTCATAGCGCCGGCGGCCCCCCGCTCCGGCTCCGCATTACTCAGGTGCGCGACCTCCTGCGGAGTCAGGCTGCGGTCATCCAGGGCAACTGGAAATCGATTCGATCCGGAGACGAATTTGAAGTGGTGCATTGGGGCAGCCTGCCGGAACGAACCCTCAAGATCTATATTCCGCCTCCAACAACGGATGAGACCTCAGTCCTGAATTTGTCGATCGAGCTGCGCCGGCACCTGACCGCTGCCGGCGCCACGTGGGTCGAGGATCCCGCCGAGCAGGCGATCACCCACTTGCTGGCGTGGACAGGCAAACAGTGGACGCTGACTGGCCCCACCGGTCCAGGCATCGCGCTCGGGCCCCAACCGGAAAGCGGATCCGTACTGGCACATCTTCCTATCGAGAAATCCACCGTTCGACTCTTCATGAACTTGCCGCCTTCCGCCAATCTGCGCAACATCTTGGTCCCGGTCGGGAGGGGCGGTGAAGGACGCGCTGAACTGACGCAGGAGCTGGACGACGCGGACTATCTATTAGTGGGGCGGGCAGCCGGCCCTCGAAGCGAGCACGCCTGGATGCTGCGAACGTTCACGTCAAATTCTCAATCGACGAAGACCTCCACGATTCCCCTCCCCGTCCGGACCGCCTGGGGGCATGCCCAGACACTCCGCAATCCCTGCACGGATGGCGGCTTGAAAGCCTGCCTTCCGCACTTGGCCAAGCTGTATCACTGGCTCAACGTGGAAAGCCCCGCGGATGATCGGCGTTTCCCCTATCGCTTGGGATTTGTCCCGCTTACACCCGCGCCACGATCACGGGACGATCAATTGCCGGAAGGGACCTATCAATTGGTCCTCGAATCGGACCAAGACACTATTGCGGCGTTGCAGGCCAATTGGGGAGTACAGGCCCGGTATGTCTATGTGTTCGTGATCGACCAAGACGGCCGCTCTACGCTCCTGTTCCCCAACGACGCAAGCAAGGAGCGGGAACACCTGCTGCCGCAACTCGGCGCGAATGCGCCACCGGCCAAGGACTTGGTCCGCGTGTCGATGGGGGAAAGCGCCGTGATCCAAGTGCACGCGCCCTTCGGCAACGACACCTATGTGATGCTGAGTTCGAACCGGGAAATCCCGCGCGTCAAAGAATTGGTCGAAGCGGATGCCGTCGATTCGAGCGCGCGTCGGATGAGGGGACAAACCGATTGGTCGATCAGCAGACGCTTTCTGCAAAGCGTCCCGGCTACCTCGCGATGAGGGCGCGCCGATCGCGCGCCCTCATCTGAACCGCCGCCTAGAACGCCGGCCCCACGAATGGAATCGGTTTGACCACGGCCGTCGCCCTGCGGGCGGGCAACGAAGTCTGGTCCCGGCAGCCCGGCGCCTGGCCGCGAGCCACCTGAGCCTCCCACAACAGCTGATATTCGCGTTCCGTGATGTCGCCGCGAAGCCGTTTGTCGTCCAACTCACGGAGCACGCGAAGATCCTGATTCAGTTGATCCACGGCCACGTCTTCCGTTTTCGTCGACCGTTCCGCAGGCAGGCAAGGTGTTGCCGCCTCGACCGGCTGTGCAGCAAACCCAACCAGACACCCCAATACGATCGTCATGACACCAGCCGTCATCCGTGCCATCTGCGCATCCCTTTCTCGTGAGACTTCCTGGCCGCCAGACACCAACACCGCCAACCCAGGATTAGAAACGAGCAACAATCTGGAATGTCGGTCCCCACGTAATGTCGTTGTTCGCCAGTGGGGAATTGTTGATGTTGATGATCTGAGCGCGGAACCCGCCCTGAATTGCGGAACCGATTGTGCCCATCTTGGTCTTCAGGCTCGGGCCATCGACCGACAACCCAACTTCCGCCGCATAGCCCTGGGCACCGTTGGCCACCACCCGACCAGGGCCGACTCCGGTTCCCGCTTGGTTGGTCTTCTCATCGAAGAATCCCATGGAAAAGTTACCGTAGGCCTTCACCGGTCCACCGACCGTTCCGGACCCATACATACCGACGACCGGTCCGCTGATCCAGACCGAGCTGTGAGCCGGGCCGGTGATGGTGAGAAACTGGCTGCTGAACCGCTGCTGCATATGATAGTAGCCGCCGAAGATCCCGAACCCCCGCCAAATCGCAAGCGTGCCCACGACCGAGTAGTCACGCCGGATAGCCGAAGTCACATCCGTCGGGCCCAGGCCGAACGAGGAGAAATCGAACCCTCCGGCCTGCAACCAGGTAAAGTTCACACCGAGGCTATGGAGGAATTCATCGTCACGCAGCCGGACGGACCCGGTGATGCTCGGTCCGGTCAAGGTTGTCGTGTCCGAGGTCCTAGTCGAGTTGATGGCGCCGACCGATCCGGCTGCCTGCCATTTCGCCACCCAAAATTTCCAGCCCACATCCAGGGAAAACCGGTCGCCGAAAAGTCCATGGCTCGGCTCGTCAGGGGCCGGTTCCGCCGCTGAGGCACTTCCGCCGAACACCCCCATCGCCAGGACGCCGATGACCACCATCCCACAACCCACCTGTCTCCAGCTCTTCATGCACTGCCTCCTTCACGCGTGTGAGCGAGCTAGCTAGAATCCCCCGACAAAGGGGGCTCTCTTGCTCTTCTCCGGTTTACTCTCGGGCTGGGGCTCGATACCCCGCACCCGCTCTTGATTCGCCAATCGCTCCGCTTCCTGTCGTTTGGATTGTTCCTGTTCCAACGCCTTCTTGGTCTCCGTTTCACGTTGGCGTTGCTCCGCCAACTGTCGCTCGAGCAACACCCGCTGCCGCCGCTCCTCGGCCAATTTGCGCTGCGTTTCCACCTCCACTTCACGCTGATCCCTCGCCGCCTGCTGCTTGGCGGCCTGCTCGGCCGCTTCTCCGCCCTTTCGCGCCTCGGCCGCTTGACGCTCCGCCTCCACTCGCTGGCGATGCTCCTCTTCCAGTTGCCGCTTCACATCCGCTTCATCCCGGCGTTGCTTCTCGAGCTGCCGTTCGAGTTCCAGTAGATGCGCGCGCTCCTTCTCCAACTTGTCCTTCGCCTCAAGTTCCAGCCGACGCCGCTCCTCCGCCAGCCGATCCAGCTCCTGCTTCAGATCGTCGCGGACCTGCTCGCGCGCGCGGCGCAGAGATTCTTCCGCCTGTTTGCCCTGCTCCTCCAATCCACGCGCGAGAGAGGACAACTGGAGCACGAATTGCCCGCCTTCATCGTTGGCTCCCTGCAGCGGCTGGCTGCGCGGCATCTGCTCGGCATTGCGCGCGACCAACGGAATGACGTGGTCCGCGATGCGGCTGGGCACCAGATAGGGCTCATCGTTCTCATTGAGGAATTTAATCAGGTGGTAGGCAAACACACTGTGCCCATCCTTGCCCTGATCGGCCACCGGCTCGGTGCTCCCGGACGTGAGCCCCCAACGGGACCGCTTCGCATAGAGTTTGGCGTAGTATCGGTCTCCCATCGGAGGAATGATCGCGCGGGTTTGCGCGAACAGATTGCCGCTGAAGCATGAATCCGCAATCACATAGACATGACGCGCTCGCATTGCCGCAACATAGTTGCGAATGGCCGCATCGAGGATCCAGGTGCCCGGTTCCTCCAGGCTCGCTTCCACCGGCACCCACCAGGCCAATTGATTGTCGTCGCTGTACTGGCCATGCCCGGCGTAATAGATGAGGACGCTGTCGTTTGGGCCGGCTTCCTTTGCCAATTTGACGAATGCCCCTTCGATACGGCTTCGCGTCGCGTCTCCGTTAATGAGGAACCTGACCCTGTCCGCTTTGAAGCCGTACCGATCCATCAGCACTCGGCGGATGGCGCTCGCATCCGAAACGGCGGTTTTCAGTTTTGGGGCAGCCTGGTATTCGTCGATTCCGATGATGAGCGCCCAATACTCGCCTTCGAGCGTCACCTCACCGGGGATGGCTTTGACGGCAGGGCTGGCACCGCGGGACGCGGCTTGGACGAAATCGGGAAGGAACGCCCCAAACGGGCAGACGACAAGAGCCGTCATGATCCAGAGACCCAATCGCGCAAACAAATTGGGAATCGACTCCCCCATCGTCGTACGTCCTACTACGAGGAATGACTGAGGTTTGGGAGTGTACAACAGGCCCCCGCCGCTTTCAATCGCGTAGGTACGGATTCGCTGACCGTCGCCGCTCTGGATGGGGCAGTCGGGGAAGCGATCGGGGAGGGATTGAGAACGATCTATCATTGTATGCGAGCGGACTTCCTTCCGGCAAGACCGAGCCCCTCAAATGCTTGCATTGACCTCGAACTCTGTCCTGCTCCGATTGACATTTCTTCAACCTGAAAAATAGACTACGCCGTCTTACGTGTTCAGTTGAACCTTCGAGTTCGAGGCGTCGACGAACAGTTCGAAGGTGGGACGGGATATCAAGTCATTGGCAGGGCCCCGCTCTTGGGCGTCCGGGAAGTCGGGATGAAGGTTCGCCCTATGCGCACAGCTCTGGTTCTTGCCAGTGTGGCATGGGTACTACTTGCGTGGGCGTCAGGCCCGGCTTGGTCGGACCAGACCGAAACAGCCCCTCGAGTACTCAACGGCCACGCGAGCGAGATTCTCGCCGTTGCGTTCTCCCCCAACGGACGCCTGCTTGCCACCGCCGGAACGGATCAAACCATTCGACTTTGGGACCCGGAAACCGGGCGGGACCTCAAGGTCCTCCGCGGGCACATGGGAGCCGTCTACGCCCTCACCTTCTCCCCGGACGGCAAGTTCCTAGCCTCGGGAAGCGCTGACACCTCTGTACGGATCTGGGATCTCGGCTCCGGACAGGAAGTCCGCGCGGTAACCTCCACCTTCGGCGCCGTGCGCGCCCTAGCCTTTTCCGGCGACGGCAAGATGCTGGCCAGCGGAGGCAACGACGGCAGCCTGCGCTTTTGGGATGCCGCGAGCGGCAAGGAACTCAAGTCCATACGCGGCCAATTCGGCGTGGTCTACGGCATCGTGTTCTCGCCGAACGGCAAGTTGGTGGCCACCGGCAGCAGCGATATGCAGATCCATCTCTGGGACCTGGCCACGGGGCTGCAACGCAGCGCCCTCACCGGCCACACCGGTGCCGTTCATGCTCTGGCGTTTGCACCGGGCAGTCACCTCCTCGGGAGCGCCTCCGCGGACGGCACGATCCGCCTGTGGGATATCGACGCCGGCCAGGAACGCGTCATGCTGACCGGCCACGCGGGTGACATTTTCGGAATCGCCTTTTCGACGGATGGGCGTTCCCTCGTCTCCGGCGGGGCGGACGGCACCGTGCGCCTGTGGGACGCCACGACCGGACGTGAGCGGCACCGCCTGGCCGGCCACAAGGGTCCGGTCCGCGCCGTCGCGATCTCTCCCAACGGCACTGTGGTCGCCAGCGGCGGCCGCGACAAGACCGCGCGTCTGCAACCGAGCGTCCCGGCCACCATCACCGCCGACTTGGCCGACAAGATCAAACAGCGCGGGAACGAGATAGGCGCCGCTCCCTCGCCGCCGCCGCTGCCGGAAGCGGAGCTGTCGATTAGGCCGATGGAACTCGTCGCAGGCCAGCCGGTTACCCTCACACTGTCGGTAACCAACAAAGGCAAGGGCCCCCTCTATCAATTCCAGGCCCGCACGAAAAGCGACGACCCCGCCTTGAACGGGTTGCTGTTTTACTTCGGAAAAATTGATCCGGGTCAAACGCTGGACGACGCCGTAACTCTCCCGCTCCCGGCCGACCGGCCCGACGGTTCCATTCCGGTTGCGCTGGAATTCGATGAATACAACGGCTTCATCCCGAATCCGCTGCAAGCGGCCCTCAGCCTGAAGGGGCAACCGCGTCCCCGCTTCGCCTATACCCACCAGTTGCTGGACGATGGCAGCGGCCAGTCGGTCGGCAACGGAGACGGCCGCATTCAAAAAGGCGAAGCCATCGACCTCTTGCTCACGGTCAAGAACGTCGGTCCGGTCGTAGCCCAACAGACGACGATCGAACTGAGCCTGCCCGGTTCGCGAGATGCACGTCTCAGCCAGACAACCCTGGAGCTCGGCCCGCTTAGTCCGGATGAAACCAAAACGGCCCGCGTGAATCTGATCGTGGCACGTGACATCAAGGCCGAAGAATTGTCGCTCCGCCTTTACATTCGCGAACGCGGCCTGAACGTCACGCTGGACGAACAACTCAAGCTCGCGGTCGACCACCGGCCGTCCCCGCAGATCGTCGCCACCAACAAACTGGTGGCCGTGAGCGAACCCTCGGCGAAGATCCACAGCGGCGCGGGCCCCGACACCTCCGTGATTGCCTCGGCTGCCAAGGACCAGGGACTGGCCGTCACGGGCGAGCTTGGCGACTGGTGGCGCGTCCAGATTTCCCCGAAGGAAACCGGCTGGATCGCCAAACACGACGCGCGTGAACCGGCTGAGTCGGCCAAAGGTGACATGCCGATCCCGTCCATCGCCGGCGCGCCGGTCGTGAAGCTGTTCCAGAATGCTCCCCCGGTCATCGCTCTTGCTTCGCCATCCGATGGAGCGGATGTGACGGTGGACAGGATCCTGCTCGCCGGAGCCGCCGCCAGCGAGCGTGGCATCGCGCGGGTGGAGATTCGGGTCAACGGCCAGCTCCTCACGCAGCGCGAAGCCCGTGGGATCGCCGTCAAACCGGACGTTCCGACGGCACAGCCGAACCTCGAGTTTTCGGAACGACTCACGTTAAAGGAAGGCAAGAACGAGATCGTGGTCTCTGCCATCGATCGGGATAACTTGTCGGCGCAAAAGGTCATCACCGTGATGCGTCAGGTGGATCGCGCCAAAGTCTGGGCCGTGGTCATCGGCATCTCGAAATATAAGACGGTCCATCCGCTGCGCTACGCGGACGTGGATGCCCAGGCCTTCTACGACTACCTCATGCGCAATGTCGGCGTCCCGCCGGAGAATGCCACGCTGCTGTTGAACGAGCAGGCCACCCTGATGAATCTCAAACGGACGCTCGGGACGGACTTGAAACGGAAGGCCGCGGAGAAGGACACGGTCATCATTTACTACGCAGGCCATGGAGCGCCGGAGGCGGATGCCTCCGCCTCGGATGACGATGGTCTCGAAAAGTACATCGTCCCCTACGACGCGGACCCGAAAGATCTGTATTCAACCGGTCTACCGATGCGGGAAGTCGAAACGATCTTCAACCGGCTCGCGCCAGAACGGGTCATCTTCATCAGCGACTCCTGCTACAGCGGCGCCACGGCCGGCCGCACCTTCGCCACGGCCTCGCGCCGCGCCGTCGTGTCGGAATCGTTCCTGAGCCGCCTTTCCAAAGGCAAAGGTCGCATCGTGCTCAGCGCCAGCAAGGCCAGCGAGGTCAGTGAGGAACGGGAAGACCTGGGGCACGGTGTCTTCACCTACTATTTGCTCGAAGGCTTACGCGGTCAGGCGGACACGGACCG
This Nitrospiraceae bacterium DNA region includes the following protein-coding sequences:
- a CDS encoding caspase family protein translates to MIDRSQSLPDRFPDCPIQSGDGQRIRTYAIESGGGLLYTPKPQSFLVVGRTTMGESIPNLFARLGLWIMTALVVCPFGAFLPDFVQAASRGASPAVKAIPGEVTLEGEYWALIIGIDEYQAAPKLKTAVSDASAIRRVLMDRYGFKADRVRFLINGDATRSRIEGAFVKLAKEAGPNDSVLIYYAGHGQYSDDNQLAWWVPVEASLEEPGTWILDAAIRNYVAAMRARHVYVIADSCFSGNLFAQTRAIIPPMGDRYYAKLYAKRSRWGLTSGSTEPVADQGKDGHSVFAYHLIKFLNENDEPYLVPSRIADHVIPLVARNAEQMPRSQPLQGANDEGGQFVLQLSSLARGLEEQGKQAEESLRRAREQVRDDLKQELDRLAEERRRLELEAKDKLEKERAHLLELERQLEKQRRDEADVKRQLEEEHRQRVEAERQAAEARKGGEAAEQAAKQQAARDQREVEVETQRKLAEERRQRVLLERQLAEQRQRETETKKALEQEQSKRQEAERLANQERVRGIEPQPESKPEKSKRAPFVGGF
- a CDS encoding caspase family protein — translated: MRTALVLASVAWVLLAWASGPAWSDQTETAPRVLNGHASEILAVAFSPNGRLLATAGTDQTIRLWDPETGRDLKVLRGHMGAVYALTFSPDGKFLASGSADTSVRIWDLGSGQEVRAVTSTFGAVRALAFSGDGKMLASGGNDGSLRFWDAASGKELKSIRGQFGVVYGIVFSPNGKLVATGSSDMQIHLWDLATGLQRSALTGHTGAVHALAFAPGSHLLGSASADGTIRLWDIDAGQERVMLTGHAGDIFGIAFSTDGRSLVSGGADGTVRLWDATTGRERHRLAGHKGPVRAVAISPNGTVVASGGRDKTARLQPSVPATITADLADKIKQRGNEIGAAPSPPPLPEAELSIRPMELVAGQPVTLTLSVTNKGKGPLYQFQARTKSDDPALNGLLFYFGKIDPGQTLDDAVTLPLPADRPDGSIPVALEFDEYNGFIPNPLQAALSLKGQPRPRFAYTHQLLDDGSGQSVGNGDGRIQKGEAIDLLLTVKNVGPVVAQQTTIELSLPGSRDARLSQTTLELGPLSPDETKTARVNLIVARDIKAEELSLRLYIRERGLNVTLDEQLKLAVDHRPSPQIVATNKLVAVSEPSAKIHSGAGPDTSVIASAAKDQGLAVTGELGDWWRVQISPKETGWIAKHDAREPAESAKGDMPIPSIAGAPVVKLFQNAPPVIALASPSDGADVTVDRILLAGAAASERGIARVEIRVNGQLLTQREARGIAVKPDVPTAQPNLEFSERLTLKEGKNEIVVSAIDRDNLSAQKVITVMRQVDRAKVWAVVIGISKYKTVHPLRYADVDAQAFYDYLMRNVGVPPENATLLLNEQATLMNLKRTLGTDLKRKAAEKDTVIIYYAGHGAPEADASASDDDGLEKYIVPYDADPKDLYSTGLPMREVETIFNRLAPERVIFISDSCYSGATAGRTFATASRRAVVSESFLSRLSKGKGRIVLSASKASEVSEEREDLGHGVFTYYLLEGLRGQADTDRDGMITVDEAYGYVSKKVPEVTGQNQHPVKKGEVEGQLILGQVR